A single region of the Sus scrofa isolate TJ Tabasco breed Duroc chromosome 16, Sscrofa11.1, whole genome shotgun sequence genome encodes:
- the LOC100519930 gene encoding histone H2B subacrosomal variant-like: MARYITKKNRCSRGHRHPNSRKKTCSSTECGRRNYSLYVNRVLKEVVPQSGISSRTLDMMNTVINDIFERISMEASNLMYFRNRCTLTPEDVQKAVYLLLPRKLAKHAVAFGSDAVHRYVHS; this comes from the coding sequence ATGGCCAGATACATCACCAAAAAGAACAGGTGCTCCAGAGGACATCGACACCCAAACTCCAGAAAGAAGACATGTTCCAGCACTGAATGTGGCCGCAGAAATTACTCACTCTATGTAAACAGGGTCCTAAAGGAAGTGGTCCCCCAGAGTGGCATATCCTCTCGCACCCTGGACATGATGAACACCGTGATCAACGACATCTTTGAGCGCATTTCCATGGAAGCCAGCAACCTGATGTATTTCAGAAACCGTTGCACCCTCACCCCTGAAGATGTCCAGAAGGCAGTGTATTTGCTGTTGCCTCGGAAACTAGCTAAGCATGCAGTGGCTTTTGGAAGTGATGCTGTCCACAGATATGTCCACTCCTAA